In a single window of the Botrytis cinerea B05.10 chromosome 10, complete sequence genome:
- the Bcgg1 gene encoding Bcgg1 produces the protein MPQGYSSRDVGDPSQIKKNKQSMADLKLRRLTELNNRLREDLERERIPVSQAAKSIIQYTSQTKDFMVPSIWGTVEKKDDPYAPQQSGGCCLVM, from the exons ATGCCTCAAGGTTATTCATCTCGAGATGTTGGTGACCCATCGCAAATTAAGAAGAATAAGCAATCAATGGCAGATCTCAAATTAAGACGTCTTACTGAATTGAACAACCGGCTCCGAGAAGATTTAGAACGCGAAAGGATCCCAGTCTCGCAAGCTGCTAAGAG tattattcaatataccAGTCAAACTAAAGATTTTATGGTTCCCTCAATTTGGGGTACTGTTGAAAAGAAGGACGATCCATATGCGCCGCAACAAAGTGGTGGATGCTGTTTGGTGATGTAA
- the Bcrpg1 gene encoding Bcrpg1, whose translation MPPPPHQKPENVLKRAHELMGVGQAQAALVLLHEHVTSKRSRNAPIASLEPVMLLLVEQSVEQKKGKLAKDALYQYKNISQNTNIGTIELVLKKFIELAEEKVKTAQAKADEVQSSLDTTAATASVDDLEATETPESILLSTVSGEQSRDRTDRAIVTPWLKFLWETYRTVLDILRNNARLEIMYQSTAMQAFEFCQKYTRKTEFRRLCELLRNHVQTAAKYSAQMHAINLNDPDTLQRHLETRFQQLNVAVELELWQEAFRSVEDIHTLLSLSKRPPKNVMMANYYEKLTRIFLVGENYLFHAAAWSRYYNLLRQSAQMVAAGQSKKSDNPATSEADLSKAASFVLLSALAIPVISTSRSRGALVDIDEQKKNKNSRLTHLLGMAQAPTRAVLFKDAMSKGLLKRARPEIRELYNILEVDFHPLSICQKISPILSQIGADAEMEKYVLPLQQVILTRLFQQLSQVYETVDLNFVENLAKFPEPFQVSRETIEKFIMNGNKKGDLAIRMDHATGVLSFDTDVFSSTKAIHAGSGAGSAESETASVQRLQNTPSEIVRTQLTRLSKALYITAQYVDPTFNEARIKARDEAYARAKAGADEEHKETLRRKETIQKRKEEASEIQSRKEKEEATRKRIKAAQLQEAEDKRLQAEQKKREDDRIKAELERVRKAELQKQIDDLKIGNKALDIDLDDLDNLDGNKLRAMKLAQLEREKNDTNEKLRITGKRIDHLERAFRKEEAKKLPEDYEAQRQRDLAAYEKTKAQTLKDAEAKHKENVALKHRLTRLVSHYESFRDDIAERRHEEFDKRRRDAEKELEKQISQRRKEFKERKIREKREREEQERKLREEEERAQREKAEKDEREEKRKAEFAELKAIREKERQEALEMAALQERRAEEAANRRAEEKARGPVRGAPIERSDSTGERRAPLALTGAKLGWREKERLRAEGKEVPSDSAPAAPRPAPSTERAPRPAPTPERTGSSTGERRAPLALAGGKSTWREREAAKGAASGPSSSSRSEEKSSDAPAPAPASTPAPAPKPAAGGKWVPPHLRKG comes from the exons ATGCCTCCTCCACCTCATCAAAAACCCGAGAATGTCCTCAAGCGCGCCCATGAGTTGATGGGTGTCGGACAGGCTCAAGCAGCTTTGGTTTTACTTCACGAACATGTCACTTCGAAAAGATCGAGAAATGCCCCGATTGCCTCATTAGAGCCTGTGATGCTCTTGTTGGTGGAACAATCCGTtgaacaaaagaaaggaaagctCGCAAAGGACGCTTTATACCAATACAAGAATATCAGTCAAAACACCAACATTGGCACCATCGAG CTCGTTCTCAAGAAGTTCATCGAGTTGGCCGAAGAGAAGGTGAAGACTGCGCAAGCAAAGGCCGATGAGGTTCAATCGTCATTAGATACAACAGCAGCAACCGCAAGTGTCGATGATTTGGAAGCTACCGAAACCCCAGAGTCTATCCTTCTGTCAACAGTATCCGGCGAACAATCTAGAGATCGCACAGATCGCGCCATCGTTACACCATGGTTGAAATTTTTGTGGGAGACATACAGAACTGTTCTCGACATCCTCCGAAACAATGCCAGATTGGAAATCATGTACCAAAGCACTGCCATGCAAGCATTCGAGTTCTGCCAAAAATACACCAGAAAGACCGAGTTCCGTCGATTGTGCGAATTGCTCAGAAACCATGTTCAAACTGCTGCAAAGTACTCTGCTCAGATGCATGCCATCAACCTTAACGACCCTGACACCCTTCAACGTCATCTCGAGACCCGTTTTCAACAATTGAATGTGGCAGTTGAGCTTGAGTTGTGGCAAGAGGCTTTCAGAAGTGTTGAGGATATTCACACCTTGCTCAGCCTTAGCAAGAGACCACCTAAGAATGTTATGATGGCCAACTACTATGAGAAGTTGACTAGAATCTTCTTGGTTGGTGAGAACTATCTCTTCCATGCTGCTGCATGGTCAAGATACTACAACCTTCTCCGCCAATCCGCTCAAATGGTTGCAGCTGGTCAAAGCAAGAAGTCAGATAACCCAGCAACCTCTGAGGCTGACCTCTCCAAGGCCGCTTCTTTCGTTCTCTTGTCTGCCCTCGCCATCCCTGTGATCAGCACATCCAGATCCCGTGGTGCTTTGGTTGACATTGATgagcagaagaagaacaagaactcTCGTCTCACTCATCTTCTTGGTATGGCTCAAGCTCCTACTCGTGCCGTTCTTTTCAAGGATGCCATGAGCAAGGGTCTTCTCAAGCGTGCCCGCCCTGAGATTCGTGAGCTTTACAACATTCTCGAAGTTGACTTCCATCCTCTTTCAATTTGCCAGAAGATCTCCCCAATTCTGTCCCAAATTGGCGCTGATGccgagatggagaaatatgttcttcctcttcaacaaGTCATCTTGACCAGACTCTTCCAACAACTTTCCCAGGTCTACGAGACTGTTGATCTCAACTTCGTTGAGAACCTCGCCAAATTTCCAGAGCCATTCCAAGTTAGCAGAGAAACAATTGAGAAGTTCATCATGAACGGTAACAAGAAGGGTGATCTCGCTATCAGAATGGACCACGCTACTGGTGTTCTTAGCTTCGATACCGATGTTTTCTCATCTACCAAGGCAATCCATGCAGGATCTGGTGCAGGATCTGCTGAGTCTGAAACTGCATCTGTTCAAAGACTCCAAAACACCCCCTCCGAGATTGTGCGAACTCAACTTACACGTCTTTCTAAGGCTTTGTATATCACTGCTCAATATGTTGATCCTACCTTCAATGAAGCAAGAATCAAGGCTCGTGATGAAGCATACGCAAGGGCTAAGGCTGGTGCCGATGAAGAGCACAAGGAGACCTTGAGACGAAAAGAAACCAtccaaaagagaaaggaggaagCTTCCGAAATCCAATCTCgcaaagagaaggaagaagccACAAGAAAACGTATCAAGGCTGCACAACTCCAAGAAGCTGAGGACAAGCGACTCCAAGCCGAACAAAAGAAGCGTGAGGACGATCGTATCAAGGCTGAATTGGAGCGTGTCAGAAAAGCAGAACTTCAAAAGCAAATTGATGACCTCAAGATTGGCAACAAGGCTCTTGACATCgatcttgatgatttggaCAACCTTGACGGCAACAAACTTCGTGCCATGAAGTTGGCTCAACTCGAGCGTGAGAAGAACGATACAAACGAAAAGTTAAGAATTACCGGTAAACGTATTGATCATCTCGAGAGAGCTTTCAGAAAGGAGGAAGCCAAGAAGTTGCCAGAAGACTATGAAGCACAAAGACAGCGTGATTTGGCCGCTTATGAGAAGACTAAGGCTCAAACCTTGAAGGATGCCGAAGCCAAACACAAGGAAAATGTTGCTCTGAAGCACAGATTGACAAGATTGGTTTCTCATTACGAATCTTTCCGCGATGATATTGCCGAGCGCAGACATGAAGAGTTTGACAAACGTCGTCGTGATGCCGAGAAGGAACTTGAGAAACAAATTTCTCAACGTAGAAAGGAGTTCAAGGAACGCAAGATTCGTGAGAAGAGAGAGCGTGAAGAGCAAGAGAGAAAGCTTCgggaggaagaagaacgTGCTCAAAGGGAGAAGGCTGAGAAggatgagagggaagagaagagaaaggccGAGTTCGCAGAGCTCAAGGCAATCCGTGAGAAGGAGAGACAAGAGGCCTTGGAGATGGCTGCGTTACAAGAGCGAAGAGCTGAGGAAGCTGCCAATAGAAGAGCTGAAGAGAAGGCAAGAGGACCTGTTCGTGGCGCTCCTATCGAAAGATCAGATTCAACTGGCGAAAGACGTGCTCCTCTTGCTCTTACTGGTGCTAAGTTGGGCtggagagaaaaggagagaCTTCGTGCTGAAGGAAAGGAGGTTCCTTCTGATTCCGCACCTGCTGCCCCTCGTCCAGCACCATCTACCGAAAGAGCTCCTCGCCCAGCACCAACTCCAGAACGTACCGGGTCATCAACTGGAGAGAGACGTGCACCTCTTGCTCTTGCCGGTGGTAAATCCAcctggagagaaagagaagcaGCCAAGGGAGCAGCTAGTGGTCCAAGTTCATCAAGCAGAAGCGAGGAAAAGAGCAGTGATGCTCCTGCTCCCGCTCCAGCTTCTACTCCTGCGCCTGCGCCTAAACCTGCTGCTGGTGGTAAATGGGTTCCTCCACATCTTCGCAAGGGTTAG